In Vigna angularis cultivar LongXiaoDou No.4 chromosome 8, ASM1680809v1, whole genome shotgun sequence, one DNA window encodes the following:
- the LOC108346055 gene encoding protein KINESIN LIGHT CHAIN-RELATED 2 has protein sequence MPGFAMDEFNVNSAAEEPSGSYTPRKDSFAQQASPRSTLSPRSIQSDSIDLAIDGVVDTSIEQLYHNVCEMRSSDHSPSRASFYSYDGESRIDSELGHLVGDIVDLEITKEVVVTENKEDFNGNANASSSTPEKDVVSRGKEPSNKDNNSQSSPTTRVIEGSSKPTPRRNEKGVRKANGAYHIRKHRRNLGMKEIEERIAAGLDNPDLGPFLLKQTRDMISSGENPRKARDLALRALKSFEICTDGKPSLDMVMCLHVLATIYCNLGQYDQAIPILERSIDIPVLEDGQDHALAKFAGCMQLGDTYAMMGQIENSLLFYTAGLEIQGQVLGEIDPRFGETCRYVAEAHVQALQFDDAEKLCQMALDIHRGNGAPASIEEAADRRLMGLICDSKGDYEAALEHYVLASMAMAANGHEADVASVDCSIGDAYLALARYDEAVFSYQKALTVFKSTKGENHPTVASVYVRLADLYNKIGKFKEAKSYCENALRIFGKIKPGVSSEEIASGLIDVAAIYQSMNDLEKGLKLLKKALKIYTNAPGQQSTVAGIEAQMGVMYYMLGNFSDSYNIFKSAIAKFRATGEKKTALFGIALNQMGLACVQCYAINEAADLFEESRTILEKEYGPYHPDTLGVCSNLAGTYDAMGRVDDAIEILEYVVGMREEKLGTANPDVDDEKRRLEELLKEAGRARNRRSRRSLETLLDSNSQLMKNNGIKVL, from the exons ATGCCTGGTTTCGCTATGGATGAATTCAATGTAAATAGTGCAGCAGAGGAACCTAGTGGGAGTTATACTCCCCGTAAGGATAGCTTTGCTCAACAAGCATCACCAAGGAGTACACTGAGTCCGAGAAGCATTCAGAGTGATTCAATTGATTTGGCTATTGATGGGGTGGTGGATACCTCAATTGAGCAATTGTATCATAATGTGTGTGAAATGAGGAGCTCTGATCACTCACCCTCCAGGGCCAGTTTCTACTCCTATGACGGTGAGTCTAGGATTGATTCAGAACTGGGCCATCTAGTGGGAGATATTGTGGATTTGGAGATTACAAAGGAGGTGGTGGTTACAGAGAACAAAGAGGATTTCAATGGCAATGCTAATGCTAGTAGCTCAACACCTGAGAAAGATGTTGTGTCACGTGGCAAGGAACCTTCAAATAAGGATAATAACAGCCAATCTTCTCCAACCACCAGGGTCATTGAAGGATCATCCAAGCCAACACCAAGGAGGAATGAAAAGGGTGTCAGAAAAGCAAATGGTGCTTACCACATCAGGAAGCATAGGAGGAACCTTGGTATGAAGGAGATTGAGGAGCGTATTGCTGCAGGGTTAGACAATCCTGACTTGGGACCATTTTTGCTCAAGCAAACAAGAGACATGATCTCCTCAGGTGAGAATCCACGAAAAGCTCGCGATTTAGCTCTTAGAGCTTTGAAATCATTCGAGATTTGTACAGATGGGAAACCAAGTTTAGATATGGTCATGTGCCTGCATGTCTTGGCAACAATATACTGTAATCTAGGACAGTACGATCAGGCCATTCCTATTCTTGAGCGTTCCATTGATATTCCTGTGTTGGAAGACGGCCAAGATCATGCACTGGCTAAGTTTGCAGGGTGCATGCAATTGGGTGACACATATGCAATGATGGGTCAGATTGAGAATTCTCTGCTGTTTTACACAGCAGGTCTTGAGATTCAAGGTCAGGTCTTGGGAGAAATAGACCCAAGATTCGGTGAGACGTGCCGGTATGTGGCTGAGGCACATGTTCAGGCACTGCAGTTTGATGATGCTGAGAAGCTGTGTCAAATGGCTCTTGATATTCACAGGGGAAATGGGGCTCCTGCTTCTATTGAGGAAGCAGCAGATAGGAGACTGATGGGGCTTATCTGTGACTCAAAGGGTGATTATGAAGCTGCTCTAGAGCATTATGTTTTGGCAAGCATGGCCATGGCTGCAAATGGCCATGAAGCAGATGTGGCTTCAGTGGATTGCAGCATTGGTGATGCCTATTTGGCATTGGCTCGCTATGATGAGGCAGTGTTTTCTTATCAGAAAGCACTGACTGTGTTCAAATCAACCAAAGGAGAGAATCATCCAACAGTTGCTTCAGTCTATGTCAGATTGGCTGATCTTTACAACAAGATAGGGAAGTTCAAGGAGGCTAAGTCTTACTGTGAAAATGCACTCAGAATTTTTGGGAAGATCAAGCCCGGGGTCTCCTCAGAAGAGATTGCTAGTGGTCTGATAGATGTAGCTGCCATCTATCAATCCATGAATGATTTGGAAAAGGGGTTGAAGTTACTCAAAAAGGCCTTGAAGATCTATACCAATGCTCCTGGTCAACAAAGCACAGTTGCAGGAATTGAGGCCCAAATGGGAGTTATGTATTACATGCTGGGGAACTTTTCTGACTCTTACAACATCTTCAAAAGCGCCATTGCCAAATTTCGTGCCACCGGAGAGAAGAAAACTGCTTTGTTTGGGATTGCTTTGAACCAAATGGGGCTAGCCTGTGTGCAGTGTTATGCTATAAATGAGGCAGCAGATCTGTTTGAAGAGTCCAGGACTATATTGGAAAAAGAGTATGGTCCATATCATCCAGACACCCTAGGAGTCTGTAGCAATCTAGCAGGAACCTACGATGCTATGGGAAG AGTGGATGATGCCATTGAAATTTTGGAGTATGTTGTCGGCATGAGAGAAGAGAAGCTTGGAACAGCAAACCCTGATGTGGATGATGAGAAACGTAGGTTGGAAGAGTTGTTGAAAGAAGCAGGCAGGGCCAGGAACAGGAGATCAAGAAGATCACTGGAAACCCTTCTTGACAGCAACTCTCAGCTCATGAAAAACAATGGCATCAAGGTCCTATAA
- the LOC108344700 gene encoding GDSL esterase/lipase At3g27950, with protein sequence MNCRNLIYAIGWFNLCVVCALIQLSFGKASNFSRCWFPAIYNFGDSNSDTGAVSAAFTGVKPPNGISFFGSFSGRASDGRLIIDYMTEELKLPYLSAYLDSVGSNYRHGANFAVGGSSIRPGGYSPFPLGLQVDQFLQFKSRTNILFNQLSDNKPPFKSSLPRPEDFYKALYTFDIGQNDLAFGLQHTSQEQVIKSIPDILSQFFQAVQQLYNEGARVFWIHNTGPIGCLPYSYIYYEPKKGNIDANGCVKPQNELAQEFNRQLKDQVFQLRRKFPLAKFTYVDVYTAKYELISNARSQGFTSPLEFCCGSYYGYHINCGKKAIVNGTVYGNPCKNPSQHVSWDGIHYSQAANQWVAKRILYGAFSDPPIPIGQACF encoded by the exons CTGTAGGAATCTGATTTATGCAATTGGGTGGTTCAATCTTTGTGTGGTATGTGCATTGATTCAACTCTCATTTGGGAAAGCCTCAAACTTCAGTAGATGTTGGTTCCCAGCAATTTACAACTTTGGGGACTCAAATTCAGACACAGGAGCTGTTTCTGCAGCATTCACAGGGGTGAAGCCTCCCAATGGCATAAGCTTCTTTGGAAGCTTCTCAGGAAGGGCTTCTGATGGCCGTCTCATCATAGATTACATGA CTGAAGAGTTGAAGCTGCCATACCTTAGTGCATATTTGGACTCAGTTGGATCAAATTACAGACATGGTGCAAACTTTGCTGTTGGAGGCTCCTCCATTCGGCCTGGTGGTTATAGTCCATTCCCTCTTGGCCTTCAAGTAGATCAGTTTCTACAGTTCAAGTCTCGCACCAACATTCTCTTCAATCAGCTTTCTGACAACA AGCCACCTTTCAAAAGTAGTCTTCCAAGGCCAGAGGACTTCTACAAGGCCCTATACACCTTTGATATTGGACAAAATGATCTTGCCTTTGGTCTTCAGCACACTTCACAGGAACAAGTTATTAAGTCAATTCCTGACATTTTGAGCCAGTTCTTCCAAGCAGTGCAG CAACTATACAATGAAGGGGCAAGAGTGTTCTGGATTCATAACACTGGTCCAATTGGATGCTTGCCCTACAGTTACATTTATTATGAGCCCAAGAAAGGTAACATAGATGCAAATGGCTGTGTGAAACCTCAGAATGAACTTGCTCAGGAATTTAACAGGCAGCTCAAGGACCAAGTGTTTCAGCTAAGGAGAAAGTTCCCACTTGCCAAATTTACGTATGTTGATGTTTACACTGCTAAATATGAACTAATCAGCAATGCAAGGAGCCAAG GTTTTACGAGTCCATTGGAGTTCTGTTGTGGCAGTTACTATGGCTACCACATAAACTGTGGGAAGAAAGCCATAGTAAATGGAACAGTGTATGGCAACCCATGCAAAAATCCTTCTCAACATGTTAGTTGGGATGGCATACACTACTCTCAGGCAGCAAATCAATGGGTTGCTAAGAGAATTCTCTATGGCGCCTTCTCTGACCCACCAATTCCAATTGGGCAAGCATGTTTCTGA